The genomic stretch ATGTTAAAGCTCAATTACGTTGATTTTTAAGTGTACTAGCATTTGATGAAACTCAAGGAAAGAACTATTCATTCTGACTATTCTAATTTGTGCCTCTCAACTGTTATTGTGTGTTCAATAACAGACTAAACTGAAATTTCATTGACTCCTGTGCTTTTTCTTCCCCCACACAGCCTTCTCCCTTCCTCGCCGCCCCCCtttcaaccaatttttGAAGGATTCAAAAGCAATTTTAAGGAATCAAATCTGTTTAATTCAGTTGAGTCAAAAATTATATGTCAGGAAccaaacaacaagaaaaaaaaaaacaaggaagaagaaaaccaagaaattgTAATATACGGTGAAAGTTCATTTAATTAAACTTTTTAACTACTCAAACTGCGAATATATGTTGTGCTCCATATTAACAATACCAAAACCTGAAAGCTGAAATTGCTCAACTATTGATTGGTCAGATGTTATATTTTCGAACATTTCTATTGTTCTGATACAGTACTAcgaaaattgaatttacaACTTAGAAggtttttaatttttttctttttttttttttcattgaaattTAAGTATTAAAacatcaaaaattttacccaattttgtgtaatttttgttgatgattcagataaatcaattttttttagccGTCATACAGATTGCGGCAAAATTATGTTAACAACCATAGTAATAATGAATCGAAGGCTGCATTGCCAAAATTAATTAGAATAACAGTAAAAAGATCTGTGGAAATCATCTCTCCCTTTatgtatttttattttttgcaaATCGTTCATTGGATATATCTTCTGTTCATTTATAATACCCtgaatttttaattaattagttTAGAGGTATAAATAATAGGAACAATAACCTTTAAGATTTAACaatgaaaatttgttttgttgtcactattttctgatttttaatatattcttccttctttttttattttcttcatctaGATTCACAAAAGAAGGTCTCCAACAATTCGTCAACTCAAGATGAAATTCATAATTGCTTATTTAATAGTTGGATTTTTGTTTGCAACTACCACCAATGCAGCCAAACcaagaaaatataaacGGTATGGCCAGTTGAAATCATTTTATGCTTGTAATTATCAGATTGGACAATCGGTTTCCTTCTGTCGGTCCCCTAGAAATACGACTTGTTTGTGCTCTAGTGAAAATGCTTTGGCAACGTATGCTGGATGCTTTGCTTATgacaaaagaaacaaaaccGAAGTGATAGACTATTTGGTAGAATACTGTGAAGAAAGAGGTAGTGTCACTATTGATAAAGATTGGTATGAGAAATCGTACCAAAACTTTCTTGAGAAGGCTAAAACTGCACAAGAAATCCccaattttaataaaactaTCCCGATCAATGTGCCATTCAAACTTGATGAGGCTCAAATGCAACTCTATCAAGAAGGATACAATCATTTTATGGGTAACTACGATGATTCATTGTATTACGGGGTTGGTGCTTTAGGTTAttggttgttgattatGTTGTTTGGAGCCATTTTCCATTGGAGTAAATTCTTATTCCCAGGTTTAACCAAAAAACTAACTTTTAAACCCATTAATCTTTGGAGAGAATATGTATCGATGCCTGCTAcgtttaaaaaaaagaaagctgAAGAGTTTAGATTTTTAAAgatttttgattctttaatCCCAACTAGATTTGAATCAATAGTTATTTTCTTCTACTATGTCTACACCATTGTTACCCATGCAATTAACATGGAAGCTTTAGATAGCGACCCAGTGTTTTACAGTAAATACAAAGCACAGATAAGATATTGTGCTGACAGAACAGGTATTACTGCAACTATTGTCATGCCATTGGTTTTCCTTTATGCTGGtagaaataattttttgcAATGGTTAACTGGTTGGCAATATCAAACCTTTGTTGCTTATCATCGTCATACTGCTAGAGTTATGTTCTATTTGGTTGTCATTCATGCAGTATTATTTACAGTTGCCTTAGCAGATTACTATTCTACAGATGTCAAAGAAACTTATTTGATTTGGGGTATCATTGCTACCATTGCCGGAGGTATAATTCTTGTTCAAGCTATGCTTTTTTTCAGAAGACGTTGGTACGAAatctttttatttattcacATTGTTTTAGCTGCGTTATGGGTTGCTGGCGCTTGGATCCATGTTGAAGAGTTGGGTTATATTTGGTTTGTTTATCCAACAGTTGCTGTTTGGTGCTTTGATAGGGCCGTCAGAATTGGAAGATTGATTGTTTTCGGATTCCCTAAGGCACAAGTTACTTTAATGGCTAACGAAACTTTAAAAGTTGTCATTCCAAAACCAAGACATTGGAAGTCTGTCCCTGGTGGCCATGCttttattcatttcatCAGACCAACATGCTTTTGGCAAAATCATCCTTTCACTTTTGTTGAGTCTCCAGATGGTAAGAGTATCCTTGTCTATTGCAAAGTCAAAGGAGGAATCACTCACAGTTTATATAGATACTTGTCCAACAATCCAGGTCAAACTGCTTCCATCAGAGTTGGTGTTGAAGGACCATATGGTGAACCAACTCCTGCTAGATATGCTGATACAGCAGTATTTGTTGCTGGTGGTAACGGTATTCCAGGTATTTATTCGGAAGTTACAGATATGG from Candida albicans SC5314 chromosome 5, complete sequence encodes the following:
- the CFL5 gene encoding ferric-chelate reductase (Ferric reductase; induced in low iron; ciclopirox olamine, flucytosine induced; amphotericin B, Sfu1 repressed; Tbf1, Hap43 induced), whose amino-acid sequence is MKFIIAYLIVGFLFATTTNAAKPRKYKRYGQLKSFYACNYQIGQSVSFCRSPRNTTCLCSSENALATYAGCFAYDKRNKTEVIDYLVEYCEERGSVTIDKDWYEKSYQNFLEKAKTAQEIPNFNKTIPINVPFKLDEAQMQLYQEGYNHFMGNYDDSLYYGVGALGYWLLIMLFGAIFHWSKFLFPGLTKKLTFKPINLWREYVSMPATFKKKKAEEFRFLKIFDSLIPTRFESIVIFFYYVYTIVTHAINMEALDSDPVFYSKYKAQIRYCADRTGITATIVMPLVFLYAGRNNFLQWLTGWQYQTFVAYHRHTARVMFYLVVIHAVLFTVALADYYSTDVKETYLIWGIIATIAGGIILVQAMLFFRRRWYEIFLFIHIVLAALWVAGAWIHVEELGYIWFVYPTVAVWCFDRAVRIGRLIVFGFPKAQVTLMANETLKVVIPKPRHWKSVPGGHAFIHFIRPTCFWQNHPFTFVESPDGKSILVYCKVKGGITHSLYRYLSNNPGQTASIRVGVEGPYGEPTPARYADTAVFVAGGNGIPGIYSEVTDMASRMPKETKTVIKLYWIIREYKSLEWFRDELMELANTNIETTVYVTKPELCCSSTDDGSDDAGSKKEYVAHEIKAEGDESSQGPESIRSRLSHVTFKEGRPCIKDMVETNLHESNGSVAFVSCGHPAMVDELRYFCSKNVDNSEKKRVDFYEQVQVWT